One window of the Desulfovibrio sp. X2 genome contains the following:
- the fliQ gene encoding flagellar biosynthesis protein FliQ, protein MTPEFVIGFAKQAIELTLLISLPMLGIGLAVGVVVSVLQAATQIQETTLSFVPKIISIFLALLLAFPWIMDKMTGYTRDLFMNLPNYIR, encoded by the coding sequence ATGACCCCCGAATTCGTCATCGGCTTCGCCAAGCAGGCCATCGAGCTGACCCTGCTCATCTCCCTTCCCATGCTGGGCATCGGCCTGGCCGTGGGCGTGGTCGTCAGCGTCCTGCAGGCCGCGACCCAGATCCAGGAGACCACGCTCAGCTTCGTGCCCAAGATCATCTCGATCTTCCTGGCCCTGCTCCTGGCCTTCCCCTGGATCATGGACAAGATGACCGGCTACACCCGCGACCTGTTCATGAACCTGCCGAACTACATCCGCTGA
- the fliP gene encoding flagellar type III secretion system pore protein FliP (The bacterial flagellar biogenesis protein FliP forms a type III secretion system (T3SS)-type pore required for flagellar assembly.): MTATMTATERSLSRKPWRTPGILAAASLAALALVALCAAPAFAQNIPSLTLNLAAGQNEPQRVSVLLEILFLLTVLSLAPAILLTVTSFTRIIIVFHFLRQAMGTPQMPPTQILASLAMFITFVIMLPVGRQINTEAIQPYMDQQIGFNEALDRAQVPLREFLFKHTREKDLSIFYSVAKMERPKTKDDVPTMMLIAGFMISELKTGFTIGFMIYIPFLILDMVVSSILLAMGMMMLPPVMISLPFKILLFVMVDGWNLIVGSLVNGFH, translated from the coding sequence ATGACCGCGACCATGACCGCGACGGAACGCAGTCTTTCGAGAAAACCCTGGAGAACGCCCGGGATACTGGCCGCAGCTAGCCTGGCGGCCCTCGCGCTGGTGGCGCTTTGCGCGGCCCCGGCCTTCGCTCAGAACATTCCTTCCCTGACCCTCAATCTGGCGGCGGGCCAGAACGAGCCGCAGCGGGTCTCGGTCCTTCTCGAGATCCTCTTCCTGCTGACGGTCCTCTCGCTCGCGCCCGCCATCTTGTTGACGGTCACCTCCTTCACCCGGATCATCATCGTCTTCCACTTCCTGCGCCAGGCCATGGGCACGCCGCAGATGCCGCCCACGCAGATCCTGGCGAGCCTCGCCATGTTCATCACCTTCGTGATCATGCTGCCCGTGGGCAGGCAGATCAACACCGAGGCCATCCAGCCCTACATGGACCAGCAGATAGGCTTCAACGAGGCCCTGGACCGGGCCCAGGTGCCGCTGCGCGAGTTCCTGTTCAAGCACACGCGCGAGAAGGACCTGTCCATCTTCTACTCCGTGGCCAAGATGGAGCGCCCGAAGACCAAGGACGACGTCCCGACCATGATGCTCATCGCGGGCTTCATGATCTCCGAGCTGAAGACCGGCTTCACCATCGGCTTCATGATCTACATCCCCTTCCTGATCCTGGACATGGTCGTCTCGAGCATCCTCCTGGCCATGGGCATGATGATGCTGCCGCCGGTCATGATCTCGCTGCCCTTCAAGATCCTGCTCTTCGTCATGGTCGACGGCTGGAACCTGATCGTCGGCTCGCTCGTCAACGGATTTCATTGA
- the fliO gene encoding flagellar biosynthetic protein FliO, translated as MDSTAVAPALAAPGPGFGDFMTVAASLLLLLGVLYAGFWLLKRFGPRTALLGGGRGPLKMEGHLALGPRRSVVVVRFLNKRLVLGVTDHSINLLHEADDDHDRDHDRDGTQSFEKTLENARDTGRS; from the coding sequence TTGGATAGCACGGCAGTCGCCCCCGCCCTCGCCGCGCCGGGACCCGGCTTCGGCGACTTCATGACCGTGGCGGCCTCGCTGCTGCTCCTGCTCGGCGTGCTCTACGCGGGCTTCTGGCTGCTCAAGCGCTTCGGGCCGCGCACCGCGCTGCTCGGCGGCGGCCGCGGCCCGCTCAAGATGGAAGGGCATCTGGCGCTCGGCCCGCGCCGCAGCGTCGTGGTGGTCCGCTTCTTGAATAAGAGGCTGGTGCTTGGGGTCACAGACCACAGCATCAATCTCTTGCACGAGGCGGACGACGACCATGACCGCGACCATGACCGCGACGGAACGCAGTCTTTCGAGAAAACCCTGGAGAACGCCCGGGATACTGGCCGCAGCTAG
- the fliN gene encoding flagellar motor switch protein FliN, with translation MVPDDIDQDKLAEEWASALAGEESEDAAGAPGGGEEGMADEWAAALADQEEQGLRKEKEQDYLSSKSRKAEFKDLTQDAKMPRQDATKRDLDFILDIPLEVSAELGRTKLLINELLQLGQGSVVELNKLAGEPLEIYVNGKLVARGEAVVINEKFGVRLTDIISPIERVKQLG, from the coding sequence ATGGTTCCCGACGACATCGATCAAGACAAGCTCGCCGAGGAGTGGGCTTCCGCCCTGGCCGGCGAGGAGTCCGAGGACGCCGCGGGCGCGCCGGGCGGCGGCGAGGAAGGCATGGCCGACGAATGGGCCGCGGCCCTCGCCGACCAGGAAGAGCAGGGCCTGCGCAAGGAGAAGGAGCAGGACTACCTCTCCTCCAAGAGCCGCAAGGCCGAGTTCAAGGATTTGACGCAGGACGCCAAGATGCCGCGCCAGGACGCCACCAAGCGCGACCTGGACTTCATCCTGGACATCCCGCTCGAGGTCTCGGCCGAGCTCGGCCGCACCAAGCTGCTGATCAACGAGCTCTTGCAGCTCGGCCAGGGCTCGGTGGTGGAGCTCAACAAGCTCGCGGGCGAGCCGCTCGAGATCTACGTCAACGGCAAGCTCGTGGCCCGCGGCGAGGCCGTGGTCATCAACGAGAAATTCGGCGTGCGGCTGACGGACATCATCAGCCCCATCGAACGGGTGAAGCAGCTTGGATAG
- the fliL gene encoding flagellar basal body-associated protein FliL, which yields MAEEKEQEAPKKKKKGLIKWIILAVLILGLAGGGYFAYTKFFAKPKADHGTEAPAKEAEHGAEKAGEAKGYKDLVTLPTFVVNLADPLGRRYLKLSVDVEVTDEKTAQELKAMQPQVQDAVILLLSSKTFQDLQTIESKILLKKQIVDRLNQVLGGPKVLRVFFTDMVVQ from the coding sequence ATGGCAGAAGAAAAAGAACAGGAAGCCCCGAAAAAGAAGAAGAAGGGCCTGATCAAGTGGATCATCCTGGCCGTGCTCATCCTGGGCCTGGCCGGCGGCGGCTACTTCGCCTACACGAAGTTCTTCGCCAAGCCCAAGGCCGACCACGGCACCGAGGCCCCGGCCAAGGAAGCCGAGCACGGGGCCGAGAAGGCGGGCGAGGCCAAGGGTTACAAGGACCTCGTGACCCTGCCGACCTTCGTGGTCAACCTGGCCGACCCGCTCGGCCGCCGCTACCTGAAGCTCTCCGTGGACGTCGAGGTGACCGACGAGAAGACCGCGCAGGAGCTGAAGGCCATGCAGCCGCAGGTGCAGGACGCGGTCATCCTGCTCCTGTCGAGCAAGACCTTCCAGGACCTGCAGACCATCGAGAGCAAGATCCTGCTCAAGAAGCAGATCGTGGACAGGCTGAACCAGGTCCTGGGCGGACCGAAGGTCCTGCGCGTCTTTTTCACCGACATGGTGGTGCAGTAG
- a CDS encoding flagellar motor protein MotB produces the protein MARRERAKSSGPGMGWVITFGDMITLLLTFFVLLLSMSSMDHSFLTRISVFNKDMGHLTSRGAGRIPTRVWHVVELMERPQDARIDKKRIQDLLFPDEVLPAGIDKKTLEQNLDILERSDGVVLVLSDRLLFDTGSAELSDAAKALLGQVAMVVEACGAPVNVAGFTDDVGGESDANYRLSEERALAVLTELLAARPLAPERFSVSAYGPQRPLFDNDTDEGRAGNRRVEILIKTQQPLGSYS, from the coding sequence ATGGCCAGACGCGAGCGCGCCAAATCGAGCGGACCGGGCATGGGCTGGGTGATCACCTTCGGCGACATGATCACGCTGCTTTTGACTTTTTTTGTCCTCTTGCTCAGTATGTCGTCGATGGATCACAGTTTTCTCACGCGGATCAGCGTCTTCAACAAGGACATGGGACACCTGACCTCGCGTGGCGCGGGGCGCATTCCGACCCGCGTGTGGCATGTGGTGGAGCTCATGGAGCGTCCCCAGGACGCGCGCATCGACAAGAAGCGCATCCAGGACCTGCTCTTTCCCGACGAGGTGCTGCCCGCGGGCATCGACAAGAAGACCCTGGAGCAGAACCTGGACATTCTCGAGCGGTCCGACGGCGTCGTCCTGGTCCTCTCCGACAGGCTGCTCTTCGACACGGGCAGCGCGGAGCTTTCCGACGCGGCCAAGGCGCTGCTCGGACAGGTGGCCATGGTCGTCGAGGCCTGCGGCGCCCCGGTGAACGTGGCGGGCTTCACGGACGACGTGGGCGGGGAATCGGACGCGAACTACCGGCTTTCCGAGGAGCGCGCCCTGGCCGTGCTGACGGAGCTCCTGGCCGCGCGCCCCCTGGCGCCGGAACGCTTCTCGGTCTCGGCCTACGGGCCGCAGAGGCCGCTTTTCGACAACGACACGGACGAGGGCCGCGCCGGGAACCGGCGGGTGGAGATACTCATCAAGACGCAGCAGCCCCTGGGCAGCTATTCCTGA
- a CDS encoding flagellar motor protein MotB has translation MARRKRAGKAGGDELPGWFLTFSDMMTLLLTFFVLLNAMAVIDERRKLVAIGSIIGTFGEGSKSVDVLTRKDTKQTVESGPMEGVGDLEPLKQHVWDDIEKDVSFAESRYVQVFSISADVLFEPGGTTLAPRGEKLLEDLLPVLDKVRHPVLLAGNTSSLRDEMGEAYRPSVAHLPVDPSWRISLGRALAVYRFLLGKGVPSQNLRVEGFGRFHPRFDAATPEGRRMNRRVDLVLDKRSPLGDDLAEAAAPGKGAAPGQSDSYEYGGFVFELGSPRTGQQAGNGAGNRAGADGKAASGDGRVGPSRGKGPGRR, from the coding sequence ATGGCCAGGAGGAAGAGAGCGGGCAAGGCGGGCGGCGACGAGCTGCCCGGCTGGTTCCTGACCTTCTCGGACATGATGACCCTGCTCCTGACCTTCTTCGTGCTCCTGAACGCCATGGCGGTGATCGACGAGCGCCGCAAGCTCGTGGCCATCGGCTCGATCATCGGCACCTTCGGCGAGGGCTCCAAGAGCGTGGACGTGCTGACCCGCAAGGACACCAAGCAGACCGTGGAGTCCGGCCCCATGGAGGGCGTGGGCGACCTCGAGCCGCTCAAGCAGCACGTCTGGGACGACATCGAGAAGGACGTGAGCTTTGCCGAGAGCCGCTACGTGCAGGTCTTCTCCATCAGCGCGGACGTGCTCTTCGAGCCCGGCGGCACCACGCTGGCCCCGCGCGGGGAGAAGCTGCTCGAGGACCTCCTGCCGGTGCTCGACAAGGTGCGCCACCCCGTGCTCCTGGCGGGCAACACCTCGAGCCTGCGCGACGAGATGGGCGAGGCCTACAGGCCGTCCGTCGCGCACCTGCCCGTGGACCCCTCCTGGCGCATCTCGCTCGGCCGCGCCCTGGCCGTGTACCGCTTCCTGCTGGGCAAGGGCGTGCCCTCGCAGAACCTGCGCGTGGAGGGCTTCGGCCGCTTCCACCCGCGCTTCGACGCGGCCACGCCCGAGGGACGGCGCATGAACCGCCGCGTGGACCTCGTCCTGGACAAGCGCTCCCCGCTCGGCGACGACCTGGCCGAGGCGGCCGCGCCGGGCAAGGGCGCGGCGCCCGGGCAGTCGGACTCCTACGAGTACGGCGGCTTCGTCTTCGAGCTCGGCTCGCCGCGCACCGGGCAACAGGCCGGGAACGGGGCCGGGAATCGGGCAGGCGCGGACGGCAAGGCGGCCTCCGGCGACGGCAGGGTCGGGCCCTCGCGGGGCAAGGGACCCGGGAGGCGGTAG
- a CDS encoding motility protein A, with protein MDLATIIGILLSFGLVVSGIMVGSSLFIFIDVPSMLIVFGGTIGATLVNYPLNQVLGVIAIFKKTVFSQAENPAEIIGRFMDYANRARREGILSLEPLLKEIDDDYLRKGLQLTVDGLEPATIEEILDTEVSFLEQRHETGAEIVSAMGAYAPALGMIGTVIGLVQMLQSMADPSSIGPAMAVALITTFYGALLANLLFLPMAGKLRNRSRHEVLIRELVKEGILSISKGENPRIIEEKLNSFLPPKLRQSAH; from the coding sequence ATGGATCTGGCGACCATCATCGGCATCTTGCTCTCGTTCGGCCTGGTCGTCTCCGGCATCATGGTCGGCTCGTCGCTGTTCATCTTCATCGACGTGCCCTCCATGCTCATCGTCTTCGGCGGCACCATCGGCGCCACCCTCGTGAACTACCCCCTGAACCAGGTCCTGGGGGTCATCGCCATATTCAAGAAGACCGTCTTCTCGCAGGCCGAGAACCCGGCCGAGATCATCGGGCGCTTCATGGACTACGCCAACCGCGCCCGGCGCGAGGGCATCCTCTCCCTCGAGCCCCTGCTCAAGGAGATCGACGACGACTACCTGCGCAAGGGACTGCAGCTGACCGTGGACGGGCTCGAGCCCGCGACCATCGAGGAGATCCTGGACACCGAGGTCTCGTTCCTCGAGCAGCGCCACGAGACCGGCGCCGAGATCGTCTCGGCCATGGGCGCCTACGCCCCGGCGCTGGGCATGATCGGCACGGTCATCGGCCTCGTGCAGATGCTGCAGTCCATGGCCGACCCGAGCTCCATCGGCCCGGCCATGGCCGTGGCCCTGATCACGACCTTCTACGGCGCGCTCCTGGCCAACCTGCTCTTCCTGCCCATGGCCGGAAAGCTGAGGAACAGGAGCAGGCACGAGGTGCTCATCCGCGAGCTGGTCAAGGAGGGCATCCTCTCCATCTCCAAGGGCGAAAACCCGCGCATCATCGAGGAGAAGCTGAACAGCTTCCTGCCTCCCAAGCTGCGCCAGAGCGCGCACTAG
- a CDS encoding YggS family pyridoxal phosphate-dependent enzyme produces the protein MSGHVDAEALVARWREVREAVKQAALSAGRRPEEVRLVAVSKTHPAEAVRILAAAGQHDFGESYVQEALAKKEELRHIGGLRWHFIGGLQTNKAKFVAGAFGLVHSVDSLKLAQALHKRAAAEGTVQDVLVQVNLAGETQKRGAASEAALALVQGVLELPALAPKGLMILPPWDEDPERSRPYFRGLRELRDELQERLSVALPELSMGMTNDFVQAVEEGATLVRVGTRIFGERPPR, from the coding sequence ATGAGCGGGCATGTGGATGCCGAGGCGCTGGTCGCGCGGTGGCGCGAGGTCAGGGAGGCCGTCAAACAGGCGGCGCTTTCCGCCGGCAGGCGGCCGGAGGAGGTGCGTCTGGTGGCCGTGTCCAAGACCCACCCGGCCGAGGCCGTGCGCATCCTGGCGGCTGCCGGTCAGCACGACTTCGGCGAGAGCTACGTGCAGGAAGCATTGGCGAAAAAGGAAGAATTACGCCATATTGGCGGCCTGAGGTGGCATTTCATCGGAGGCCTGCAGACGAACAAGGCCAAGTTCGTGGCCGGGGCCTTCGGCCTCGTGCACTCGGTGGATTCCCTGAAGTTGGCCCAGGCCTTGCATAAACGGGCTGCGGCGGAAGGAACGGTGCAGGACGTGCTCGTGCAGGTCAACCTGGCGGGCGAGACGCAGAAGCGCGGGGCCGCCTCCGAGGCCGCCCTGGCCTTGGTGCAGGGCGTGCTGGAGCTTCCCGCGCTGGCGCCCAAGGGTCTCATGATCCTGCCGCCCTGGGACGAGGACCCGGAGCGCTCCCGACCCTACTTCAGGGGGCTTCGGGAGCTGCGCGACGAGCTGCAGGAGCGGCTCTCGGTGGCTTTGCCCGAGCTCTCCATGGGCATGACGAACGATTTCGTCCAGGCCGTGGAGGAAGGCGCCACCCTGGTGCGCGTGGGGACGCGGATTTTCGGCGAGCGGCCGCCCAGGTAG
- the era gene encoding GTPase Era: MTPTTHTFGTVALMGPPNAGKSTLLNRILGEKLAIVTPKPQTTRNRISGIWTTEDAQVVFLDTPGVHRLRGRMNKFLLQAAWDALAQADAVAAVLDAALYAKKPGVYDKDVAPLADALRGAGRPLLVLANKIDQVADKRELLRVLAAIAETWPEAEIIPVSAATGDGVDVFLKRLVELLPEGDALFPDDQLSTVPLRFMVSEIVREKVFMELEQELPYQTAVEIESWEEEGALLRVGALIWTARENHKGIIIGRRGERLKRVGQAARLEIEELTGMKVHLQLWVKVREGWTEDPGFLRGLGFGE; encoded by the coding sequence ATGACCCCCACAACGCACACCTTCGGAACCGTCGCCCTCATGGGCCCGCCCAACGCGGGAAAGAGCACGCTGCTCAACCGCATTCTCGGCGAGAAGCTGGCCATCGTCACGCCCAAGCCGCAGACCACGCGCAACCGCATAAGCGGCATCTGGACCACCGAGGACGCCCAGGTCGTCTTCCTGGACACGCCGGGCGTGCACCGGCTGCGCGGGCGCATGAACAAGTTCCTGCTGCAGGCCGCCTGGGACGCCCTGGCCCAGGCCGACGCCGTTGCCGCAGTCCTGGACGCCGCGCTCTACGCCAAGAAGCCGGGCGTGTACGACAAGGACGTGGCCCCCCTGGCCGACGCCCTGCGCGGCGCGGGCCGCCCGCTGCTGGTCCTGGCCAACAAGATCGACCAGGTGGCGGACAAGCGCGAGCTTTTGCGCGTGCTGGCGGCCATCGCCGAGACCTGGCCCGAGGCCGAGATCATTCCCGTGAGCGCGGCCACGGGCGACGGCGTGGACGTCTTCCTCAAGCGTCTGGTCGAGCTTTTGCCCGAGGGCGACGCCCTCTTTCCCGACGACCAGCTGTCCACGGTGCCGCTGCGCTTCATGGTCTCGGAGATCGTGCGCGAGAAGGTCTTCATGGAGCTCGAGCAGGAGCTGCCCTACCAGACCGCGGTGGAGATCGAGAGCTGGGAGGAGGAGGGGGCGCTTCTGCGCGTGGGCGCCCTCATCTGGACGGCGCGCGAGAACCACAAGGGCATCATCATCGGCCGTCGCGGCGAGCGGCTGAAGCGCGTCGGACAGGCCGCGCGCCTGGAGATCGAGGAGCTGACCGGCATGAAGGTCCACCTGCAGCTCTGGGTCAAGGTGCGCGAGGGCTGGACCGAGGACCCGGGATTTTTGCGCGGCCTCGGCTTCGGGGAATAG